The following are from one region of the Angustibacter sp. Root456 genome:
- a CDS encoding GuaB3 family IMP dehydrogenase-related protein gives MSEIEIGRGKRGRRAYSFDDVAVVPSRRTRDPEEVSVAWQIDAYRFDLPVISAPMDSVMSPATAIALGRLGGLGVLDLEGLWTRYEDPEPLLAEIAALDESTATRRMQEIYAAEINPDLVTERLREVRDSGVTVAGALSPQRTQQLWKTVVDAGVDLFVIRGTTVSAEHVSGHAEPLNLKRFIYELDVPVIVGGCATYTAALHLMRTGAAGVLVGFGGGAAHTTRTTLGVHVPMASAVADVAAARRDYMDESGGRYVHVIADGGMGRSGDVVKAVACGADAVMLGAALARAVEAPGRGWHWGPEAHHPQLPRGERVSVGTLGSLQEILEGPGRFADGKTNLVGALRRAMATCGYSDLKEFQRVEVIVAPYTPA, from the coding sequence GTGAGCGAGATCGAGATCGGCCGCGGCAAGCGCGGGCGCCGCGCGTACTCCTTCGACGACGTCGCGGTGGTGCCGAGCCGGCGCACCCGAGACCCCGAGGAGGTCTCGGTGGCCTGGCAGATCGACGCCTACCGCTTCGACCTGCCGGTGATCTCGGCGCCGATGGACTCGGTGATGTCGCCGGCCACGGCCATCGCGCTGGGCCGGCTCGGCGGCCTGGGCGTGCTCGACCTGGAGGGTCTGTGGACCCGCTACGAGGACCCCGAGCCGCTGCTGGCCGAGATCGCCGCGCTCGACGAGTCGACCGCCACGCGCCGCATGCAGGAGATCTACGCCGCTGAGATCAACCCCGACCTCGTGACCGAGCGGCTGCGCGAGGTGCGCGACTCGGGCGTCACCGTGGCCGGGGCGCTCAGCCCGCAACGCACCCAGCAGCTGTGGAAGACCGTCGTCGACGCCGGCGTCGACCTGTTCGTCATCCGCGGCACCACGGTGAGCGCCGAGCACGTGTCGGGGCACGCCGAGCCGCTCAACCTCAAGCGCTTCATCTACGAGCTGGACGTGCCGGTCATCGTGGGCGGCTGCGCCACCTACACCGCGGCGCTGCACCTCATGCGCACCGGTGCCGCGGGCGTGCTCGTCGGCTTCGGCGGGGGAGCGGCGCACACCACCCGCACGACGCTGGGCGTGCACGTGCCCATGGCGAGCGCGGTGGCCGACGTCGCCGCCGCCCGCCGCGACTACATGGACGAGTCCGGCGGCCGCTACGTGCACGTGATCGCCGACGGCGGCATGGGGCGCTCCGGTGACGTCGTGAAGGCGGTGGCCTGCGGTGCGGACGCCGTGATGCTCGGCGCGGCGCTCGCGCGCGCCGTCGAGGCGCCGGGCCGCGGCTGGCACTGGGGCCCGGAGGCGCACCACCCTCAGCTGCCGCGTGGCGAGCGGGTGTCTGTGGGCACTCTGGGCTCGTTGCAGGAGATCCTCGAGGGCCCGGGACGCTTCGCCGACGGCAAGACCAACCTCGTGGGCGCGCTGCGCCGGGCGATGGCCACCTGCGGCTACAGCGACCTCAAGGAGTTCCAGCGGGTCGAGGTCATCGTCGCGCCGTACACCCCCGCCTGA
- a CDS encoding FAD-binding protein, with translation MTGTERNWAGNVAYGPDVVQRPTSVDELAEVVSRSPSVRVVGTRHSFSDIVCTGGTLVSLEALPTSVTVDAATATARVTGSLRYGELVPQLEAAGFALPNLGSLPHISVAGACATGTHGSGHANRCLAAAVRAVDVVTGDGELRTLQRGDAGFPGAVVSLGALGPVVALTLDVEPSYQLRQDVYEDVPLRPDDVTAALADAYSVSLFSDLRSPRFRSAWLKRRAPDGGDVPAPDPTWHGGRLATTQHHPVPGQPPEGTTQQGEPGPWHLRLPHFRLDVPPSSRGAELQSEFLVGREHAAEAWSVVRALADRLAPLVQIAEVRSVAADDLWLSMASGRDSVALHFTWVPDVPAVRAALGELERALTPFEPRPHWGKVFVTPLEQVRERYPQVEAAAALAREWDPAGTFANAFVRAALGLAR, from the coding sequence GTGACAGGCACGGAGCGCAACTGGGCGGGCAACGTCGCGTACGGGCCAGACGTCGTGCAGCGACCGACATCCGTCGACGAGCTGGCCGAGGTGGTGAGTCGCTCACCATCGGTGCGGGTGGTCGGCACCCGGCACTCATTCAGCGACATCGTGTGCACCGGCGGCACGCTCGTGTCGCTCGAGGCGCTGCCGACGTCCGTCACGGTGGACGCCGCCACCGCGACCGCCCGGGTCACCGGCAGCCTGCGCTACGGCGAGCTGGTGCCCCAGCTGGAGGCGGCGGGCTTCGCGTTGCCCAACCTCGGCTCGTTGCCGCACATCTCGGTCGCCGGCGCCTGCGCCACCGGGACGCACGGCTCCGGGCACGCCAACCGCTGCCTCGCCGCCGCCGTGCGCGCCGTCGACGTCGTCACGGGTGACGGCGAGCTGCGCACCCTCCAGCGCGGCGACGCCGGCTTCCCGGGCGCCGTCGTGAGCCTGGGAGCGCTCGGTCCCGTCGTCGCCCTCACGCTCGACGTGGAGCCGTCGTACCAGCTGCGGCAGGACGTCTACGAGGACGTGCCGCTTCGTCCCGACGACGTCACCGCGGCGCTCGCCGACGCCTACAGCGTCAGCCTCTTCAGCGACCTGCGCTCGCCCCGCTTCCGCAGCGCGTGGCTCAAGCGCCGGGCCCCGGACGGCGGCGACGTGCCTGCGCCCGACCCGACGTGGCACGGCGGCCGGCTCGCCACCACGCAGCACCATCCGGTGCCCGGCCAGCCGCCCGAAGGGACGACGCAGCAGGGCGAACCCGGGCCGTGGCACCTGCGGCTGCCGCACTTTCGGCTCGACGTCCCGCCGAGCAGCCGCGGCGCGGAGCTGCAGTCGGAGTTCCTCGTCGGGCGTGAGCACGCGGCCGAGGCCTGGAGCGTCGTGCGGGCCCTGGCGGACCGGCTCGCGCCGCTGGTGCAGATCGCCGAGGTGCGCAGCGTGGCCGCGGACGACCTGTGGCTCAGCATGGCGAGCGGCCGCGACAGCGTGGCCCTGCACTTCACCTGGGTACCGGACGTTCCGGCGGTGCGCGCAGCCCTGGGCGAGCTGGAGCGCGCGCTCACGCCGTTCGAGCCACGACCCCACTGGGGCAAGGTGTTCGTCACCCCGCTCGAGCAGGTGCGCGAGCGCTACCCGCAGGTGGAGGCGGCGGCGGCGCTGGCGCGCGAGTGGGACCCGGCCGGGACCTTCGCCAACGCGTTCGTCCGCGCCGCGCTGGGCCTTGCGAGGTAG
- the guaB gene encoding IMP dehydrogenase: MSHEGIVVPDKFAALGLTFDDVLLLPQESDVIPSDADTSTRVSKRISVRMPLISSPMDTVTEARMAIAMARQGGLGVLHRNLSIDDQAGQVDLVKRSEAGMVTHPVTTGPDATLAQVDALCGRYRVSGLPVVDDDGLLLGIVTNRDLRFESDLSRRVRDVMTPMPLVTAPVGTSPDDAMALLAQHKVEKLPLVDDAGRLRGLITVKDFAKSEKYPNATKDDSGRLRVAAAVGFHGDAWKRAMALIDAGADLIVVDTAHGHSRGVIEMVAQLKSDPVAKHVDVIGGSVATRAAAQALVDAGADGVRVGVGPGSICTTRVVSGIGVPQVTAIYEASLATKPAGVPLIGDGGLQYSGDIAKAIVAGADTVMLGSLLAGVDESPGALVFINGKQYKTYRGMGSLGAMQSRGASRSFSKDRYFQADVQADDELIPEGVEGQVPYRGPLQSVAFQLVGGLRQSMWYTGSRTIEELQRNGRFIRITAAGLKESHPHDIQMTVEAPNYTGR, translated from the coding sequence ATGAGCCACGAAGGCATCGTCGTCCCCGACAAGTTCGCTGCCCTCGGGCTCACGTTCGACGACGTGCTGCTGCTGCCGCAGGAGAGCGACGTCATCCCGTCGGACGCCGACACCTCGACGCGGGTCTCCAAGCGCATCAGCGTGCGCATGCCGCTGATCTCCTCGCCCATGGACACCGTCACCGAGGCGCGCATGGCCATCGCCATGGCCCGCCAGGGTGGGCTCGGTGTGCTGCACCGCAACCTGTCGATCGACGACCAGGCGGGCCAGGTCGACCTCGTCAAGCGGTCCGAAGCGGGCATGGTCACCCACCCCGTGACGACCGGCCCCGACGCGACTCTGGCGCAGGTCGACGCGCTCTGCGGCCGGTACCGCGTCTCCGGTCTGCCGGTGGTCGACGACGACGGCCTGCTGCTGGGCATCGTCACCAACCGCGACCTGCGCTTCGAGAGCGACCTGAGCCGTCGCGTGCGCGACGTCATGACGCCGATGCCGCTGGTCACCGCACCCGTGGGCACCTCACCCGACGACGCCATGGCGTTGCTCGCCCAGCACAAGGTCGAGAAGCTGCCGCTGGTCGACGACGCCGGTCGCCTGCGCGGCCTGATCACCGTGAAGGACTTCGCCAAGTCCGAGAAGTACCCCAACGCCACCAAGGACGACAGCGGCCGGCTGCGGGTGGCGGCGGCCGTCGGGTTCCACGGCGACGCCTGGAAGCGCGCGATGGCGCTGATCGACGCCGGCGCCGACCTCATCGTGGTCGACACCGCCCACGGGCACTCGCGCGGCGTGATCGAGATGGTCGCCCAGCTCAAGTCCGACCCGGTGGCCAAGCACGTCGACGTCATCGGCGGCAGCGTCGCCACCCGGGCGGCCGCTCAGGCGCTCGTGGATGCCGGGGCCGACGGCGTGCGGGTCGGGGTCGGCCCGGGCTCGATCTGCACCACGCGGGTGGTGTCGGGCATCGGCGTCCCGCAGGTGACGGCCATCTACGAGGCGTCGCTGGCCACCAAGCCGGCGGGCGTCCCGCTCATCGGTGACGGCGGCCTGCAGTACTCCGGCGACATCGCCAAGGCCATCGTGGCGGGGGCCGACACCGTGATGCTCGGCTCGCTGCTCGCGGGCGTCGACGAGAGCCCCGGCGCGCTGGTGTTCATCAACGGCAAGCAGTACAAGACCTACCGCGGCATGGGTTCGCTCGGCGCGATGCAGTCGCGCGGCGCCTCGCGGTCGTTCTCCAAGGACCGCTACTTCCAGGCCGACGTGCAGGCCGACGACGAGCTCATCCCCGAGGGCGTCGAGGGCCAGGTGCCCTACCGCGGCCCGCTGCAGAGCGTGGCCTTCCAGCTCGTCGGAGGCCTGCGGCAGTCGATGTGGTACACCGGCTCGCGCACGATCGAGGAGCTGCAGCGCAACGGCCGCTTCATCCGGATCACCGCGGCCGGCCTGAAGGAGTCGCACCCGCACGACATCCAGATGACCGTCGAGGCCCCCAACTACACCGGCCGCTGA
- the shbA gene encoding RNA polymerase sigma factor ShbA produces the protein MDEAHEVTPVARAAIAPVESEVDLRVLAARAVAGDARATEQLLVDVRRLVHRYARSRLGRYRGAEDAADDAAQEVCIAVLSALPRYRDQGSPFEAFVYGIASRKVADVQRAAMRRPQPTDDVPDGVDPRPGPEDLALLASDAERARALLAQLPETQREILTLRVAAGWSADETARALGMSPGAVRVAQHRALGRLRQLAGEAS, from the coding sequence ATGGACGAGGCGCACGAGGTAACACCGGTGGCGCGAGCCGCGATAGCACCGGTGGAGTCCGAAGTCGACCTGAGGGTGCTGGCCGCTCGCGCGGTCGCGGGGGATGCGCGAGCCACCGAGCAGCTCCTGGTCGACGTGCGCCGCCTGGTGCACCGGTACGCGAGGTCACGCCTCGGTCGGTACCGGGGGGCTGAGGACGCCGCCGACGACGCGGCGCAGGAGGTGTGCATCGCCGTGCTGTCCGCGCTCCCGCGTTACCGCGACCAGGGTTCGCCCTTCGAGGCGTTCGTCTACGGCATCGCGTCGCGCAAGGTGGCCGACGTCCAGCGGGCGGCCATGCGCCGTCCGCAGCCGACCGACGACGTGCCGGACGGCGTCGACCCGCGTCCGGGCCCCGAGGACCTCGCGCTGCTGGCCTCGGACGCCGAACGCGCCCGTGCCCTGCTGGCCCAGCTGCCCGAGACCCAGCGCGAGATCCTCACGCTGCGCGTCGCCGCCGGGTGGTCGGCCGACGAGACCGCGCGCGCTCTCGGGATGAGCCCCGGGGCGGTGCGCGTCGCGCAGCACCGAGCCCTGGGCCGGCTGCGCCAGCTGGCCGGTGAGGCGTCATGA
- a CDS encoding response regulator transcription factor, which produces MATVLVCDDSPLARETLRRCVATIPGVTRVLAAASGEEVIARWPVERPSLVLMDVRMPGIGGTEATRRLIALHPEANVLMTTVAEDLDGVARAITSGARGYVMKDASREELAATIVQSLSDVAGRRRADVAVALPGGGVQPVLTERELQVLTGMSRGRSNAEIGKELYLSEDTVKTHARRLFRKMGAADRAQAVAVGFRWGLVH; this is translated from the coding sequence ATGGCGACCGTGCTGGTCTGCGACGACTCACCGCTCGCGCGGGAGACGCTGCGCCGCTGCGTGGCCACCATCCCCGGCGTGACGCGCGTGCTGGCCGCCGCGAGCGGCGAGGAGGTCATCGCCCGCTGGCCCGTCGAGCGACCCTCCCTCGTGCTCATGGACGTACGCATGCCCGGGATCGGCGGCACCGAGGCCACCCGCCGGCTGATCGCGCTGCACCCCGAGGCCAACGTGCTCATGACCACCGTGGCCGAGGACCTCGACGGCGTCGCCCGGGCGATCACCTCCGGCGCCCGCGGGTACGTCATGAAGGACGCCTCCCGCGAGGAGCTCGCCGCGACCATCGTGCAGTCGCTGTCGGACGTCGCAGGGCGACGTCGCGCCGACGTGGCCGTGGCGCTGCCCGGTGGCGGCGTGCAGCCCGTGCTGACCGAGCGCGAGCTGCAGGTGCTCACCGGCATGAGCCGCGGCCGCTCCAACGCCGAGATCGGCAAGGAGCTGTACCTGTCGGAGGACACCGTCAAGACCCACGCCCGCCGGCTGTTCCGCAAGATGGGCGCGGCCGACCGCGCCCAGGCGGTGGCGGTCGGCTTCCGCTGGGGCCTGGTCCACTGA
- a CDS encoding MerR family transcriptional regulator — MSEQQRAEVPASAADGPTLTVAAVARRLGVAPATLRTWARRYGLGPSSHTAGSHRRYTAADLARLVVMRRLTHEGLSPAQAAQYALSNESAAAEVDDNLLDLLGDTPARAGGGRVVPLPEASPAVRGLARASMTLDAHGISEVLRRQVRTQGVIRTWEALASPVLIGLGERFATTGDGIEVEHIFSECLMGVLRATTESLERPRNTAQVLLACVGEEQHSLPLHALAAALAERGVLARQLGHRVPSSALLSAVRRSGPAVVVLYASMPVVDQDLLGEVDRVRPKPRVLVGGPGWGRNVPATVTRVESLSDTVEEVIASIL; from the coding sequence GTGAGTGAGCAGCAGCGAGCCGAGGTGCCCGCGTCGGCGGCGGACGGCCCGACCCTGACCGTGGCGGCTGTCGCGCGCCGGCTCGGCGTCGCACCGGCCACCCTGCGCACGTGGGCCCGCCGCTACGGGCTCGGTCCGTCGAGCCACACCGCCGGCTCGCACCGTCGCTACACGGCCGCTGACCTCGCGCGCCTCGTGGTCATGCGCCGGCTCACCCACGAGGGCCTGTCGCCCGCGCAGGCGGCGCAGTACGCCCTGTCGAACGAGAGCGCGGCCGCCGAGGTCGACGACAACCTGCTCGACCTGCTGGGCGACACCCCCGCCCGCGCCGGTGGCGGACGCGTCGTCCCCCTGCCCGAGGCCTCACCCGCCGTCCGCGGCCTCGCTCGCGCCTCCATGACCCTGGACGCCCACGGCATCAGCGAGGTGCTGCGGCGCCAGGTGCGCACGCAGGGCGTGATCCGCACCTGGGAGGCGCTCGCGTCCCCCGTGCTGATCGGCCTCGGTGAGCGGTTCGCCACCACCGGCGACGGCATCGAGGTCGAGCACATCTTCAGCGAGTGCCTCATGGGCGTCCTGCGGGCCACCACCGAGAGCCTGGAGCGCCCCCGCAACACCGCGCAGGTGCTCCTGGCCTGCGTGGGTGAGGAGCAGCACAGCCTTCCGCTGCACGCGCTCGCCGCCGCCCTCGCCGAGCGCGGCGTGCTCGCCCGCCAGCTCGGCCACCGCGTACCGTCGTCCGCCCTGCTGTCGGCCGTGCGGCGCAGCGGGCCGGCCGTCGTCGTCCTCTACGCCTCGATGCCGGTGGTCGACCAGGACCTGCTCGGCGAGGTCGACCGCGTGCGGCCCAAGCCGCGCGTGCTCGTCGGAGGGCCCGGGTGGGGCCGCAACGTCCCGGCCACGGTGACCCGGGTGGAGTCGCTCAGCGACACGGTCGAAGAGGTCATCGCCTCCATCCTGTGA
- a CDS encoding WhiB family transcriptional regulator: protein MAEISRLPGPIADLWEWQYDGACRRVDPAVFFHPEGERGPARRRRDEAAKAVCATCPVMEQCRQHALKVREPYGVWGGMTEDEREAYYAQHKTARRLASAEVAV from the coding sequence ATGGCAGAGATCTCCCGGCTCCCTGGCCCCATCGCCGACCTGTGGGAGTGGCAGTACGACGGCGCGTGCCGTCGGGTCGACCCGGCTGTCTTCTTCCACCCCGAGGGTGAGCGCGGCCCGGCCCGCCGTCGTCGCGACGAAGCGGCCAAGGCCGTGTGCGCGACCTGCCCGGTGATGGAGCAGTGCCGACAGCACGCCCTGAAGGTACGTGAGCCCTACGGCGTGTGGGGTGGCATGACCGAGGACGAGCGCGAGGCGTACTACGCCCAGCACAAGACGGCGCGCCGCCTGGCCTCGGCCGAGGTGGCGGTCTAG
- the groL gene encoding chaperonin GroEL (60 kDa chaperone family; promotes refolding of misfolded polypeptides especially under stressful conditions; forms two stacked rings of heptamers to form a barrel-shaped 14mer; ends can be capped by GroES; misfolded proteins enter the barrel where they are refolded when GroES binds), translating into MAKTLEFDDSARKSLERGVDALANAVKVTLGPKGRNVVISKAWGAPTITNDGVTIAREVELEDPYENLGAQLAKEVATKTNDVAGDGTTTATVLAQAMVHEGLRNVAAGAAPAELKRGMDAAVEAVSEALLKAARDVDGKDDIAHVATISAQDRGIGELIAEAFDKVGKDGVITVEESSTTAMELDFTEGMQFDKGYLSPYFVTDAERMEAVLEDAYVLIHQAKISSVQDLLPLLEKVVQTGKPLFVVAEDVEGEALSTIVVNKIRGTFNAVAVKAPGFGDRRKAMLGDIAVLTGGEVISEELGLKLDQVGLEQLGRARRVVVTKDDTTIVEGAGDADQVQGRINQIRAEIERTDSDWDREKLQERLAKLSGGVCVIKVGAHTEVELKEKKHRIEDAVSATRAAIEEGIVSGGGSALIQASTVLDGGLDRSGDQATGVAIVRKATAEPLRWIAENAGLEGYVVVEKVRELPAGHGLNAATGVYGDLLAEGVIDPVKVTRSALRNAASIASMVLTTDTLVVEKKEEAPEAAGGHGHGHGHGH; encoded by the coding sequence ATGGCCAAGACCCTGGAGTTCGACGACTCCGCCCGCAAGTCGCTCGAGCGCGGTGTCGACGCGCTCGCCAACGCCGTCAAGGTGACCCTCGGCCCGAAGGGCCGCAACGTCGTCATCAGCAAGGCGTGGGGCGCCCCGACGATCACCAACGACGGCGTCACCATCGCCCGTGAGGTGGAGCTCGAGGACCCCTACGAGAACCTCGGCGCGCAGCTCGCCAAGGAGGTCGCCACCAAGACCAACGACGTCGCCGGTGACGGCACGACGACCGCGACGGTGCTCGCCCAGGCGATGGTGCACGAGGGCCTGCGCAACGTCGCGGCGGGTGCGGCCCCGGCCGAGCTCAAGCGCGGCATGGACGCGGCCGTCGAGGCGGTCAGCGAGGCGCTGCTCAAGGCGGCGCGCGACGTCGACGGCAAGGACGACATCGCCCACGTCGCCACCATCTCGGCGCAGGACCGCGGCATCGGCGAGCTCATCGCCGAGGCCTTCGACAAGGTCGGCAAGGACGGCGTCATCACCGTCGAGGAGTCCTCGACCACCGCGATGGAGCTCGACTTCACCGAGGGCATGCAGTTCGACAAGGGCTACCTGTCGCCGTACTTCGTCACCGACGCCGAGCGCATGGAGGCCGTGCTCGAGGACGCCTACGTCCTCATCCACCAGGCCAAGATCTCCTCGGTGCAGGACCTCCTGCCGCTGCTCGAGAAGGTCGTCCAGACCGGCAAGCCGCTGTTCGTCGTGGCCGAGGACGTCGAGGGCGAGGCGCTGTCGACGATCGTCGTCAACAAGATCCGCGGCACGTTCAACGCCGTGGCCGTCAAGGCTCCCGGCTTCGGCGACCGCCGCAAGGCCATGCTCGGCGACATCGCCGTGCTCACCGGCGGCGAGGTCATCAGCGAGGAGCTCGGCCTCAAGCTCGACCAGGTCGGCCTCGAGCAGCTCGGCCGCGCCCGCCGCGTCGTGGTCACCAAGGACGACACCACGATCGTCGAGGGTGCCGGCGACGCCGACCAGGTGCAGGGCCGGATCAACCAGATCCGCGCCGAGATCGAGCGCACCGACAGCGACTGGGACCGCGAGAAGCTCCAGGAGCGCCTCGCCAAGCTCTCGGGCGGCGTGTGCGTCATCAAGGTCGGCGCCCACACCGAGGTCGAGCTCAAGGAGAAGAAGCACCGCATCGAGGACGCCGTCTCCGCGACGCGCGCCGCGATCGAGGAGGGCATCGTCAGCGGCGGTGGCTCCGCGCTGATCCAGGCCTCCACCGTGCTGGACGGCGGGCTGGACCGATCCGGCGACCAGGCCACCGGCGTCGCCATCGTCCGCAAGGCCACGGCCGAGCCGCTGCGCTGGATCGCCGAGAACGCCGGCCTCGAGGGCTACGTCGTCGTCGAGAAGGTGCGCGAGCTCCCCGCGGGCCACGGCCTGAACGCCGCCACCGGCGTGTACGGCGACCTGCTGGCCGAGGGCGTCATCGACCCGGTCAAGGTCACCCGCTCGGCGCTGCGCAACGCCGCGTCGATCGCCTCCATGGTGCTCACCACCGACACCCTGGTGGTCGAGAAGAAGGAGGAGGCCCCCGAGGCCGCCGGCGGCCACGGCCACGGCCACGGCCACGGGCACTGA
- the groES gene encoding co-chaperone GroES produces MSVSIKPLEDRIVVKALEAEQTTASGLVIPDTAKEKPQEGEVLAIGPGRIDDNGQRVPLDVKVGDKVIYSKYGGTEVKYAGEEFLILSARDVLAVVEK; encoded by the coding sequence GTGTCGGTCAGCATCAAGCCGCTCGAGGACCGCATCGTGGTCAAGGCTCTCGAGGCCGAGCAGACGACGGCCTCCGGGCTGGTTATCCCGGACACCGCGAAGGAGAAGCCCCAGGAGGGCGAGGTCCTCGCCATCGGCCCGGGCCGCATCGACGACAACGGCCAGCGCGTGCCGCTCGACGTCAAGGTCGGCGACAAGGTCATCTACAGCAAGTACGGCGGCACCGAGGTCAAGTACGCCGGCGAGGAGTTCCTCATCCTCTCGGCGCGCGACGTCCTCGCGGTCGTCGAGAAGTAA
- a CDS encoding biotin/lipoyl-binding carrier protein, with protein sequence MRQRVEAELVANVINVLVAPGDEVAAGDMVVLLESMKMEIPVETEWAGTIAEVGVAEGDVVNEGDLIVVVDTK encoded by the coding sequence ATGAGGCAGCGCGTCGAGGCCGAGCTCGTGGCCAACGTCATCAACGTGCTCGTCGCACCAGGTGACGAGGTGGCGGCCGGTGACATGGTGGTGCTGCTGGAGTCGATGAAGATGGAGATCCCGGTCGAGACCGAGTGGGCCGGCACCATCGCGGAGGTCGGCGTCGCCGAGGGTGACGTCGTCAACGAGGGCGACCTGATCGTCGTCGTCGACACCAAGTAG
- a CDS encoding MFS transporter encodes MSASTPPAEEAETVPAAVPERLTRRGIPRDANLRVLAGATLVNTAGNGAMMTTFALYFTHKIGLAATQVGLALSVAALCGMLAQVPMGHLGDVRGPREVLSALTAASGVTALGLLVTHNLLVLCLVLGVQAVFDRGAGAVRNGFIARIAEGGRGVEFKAYLRAVTNVGISFGALLGGLALAIDQTWAYLGVFALDAVTFLATSVAVRRLPHLEPAPARAQGAPRLQVLRDVPFVVVSLLTGIFAIHFLVMELAIPLWIAGHTSAPNSLVAVVLLVNTVSVALLQVRLSRGATSVPTSARALAFAGAWILVGFTLIAFADGQAVWVSVLLVLAGAGVHVVGEMVGSGGQWGLQMGLAPRDRQGQYQGFAGMSFSLSNIVGPPLIALLCINWGTPGWIVLGAVILAAGLLSVPVSAWALRTRERYGVLSYTG; translated from the coding sequence ATGTCCGCCAGCACCCCGCCCGCCGAAGAGGCAGAGACCGTCCCGGCGGCGGTGCCCGAGCGGCTCACCCGCCGCGGCATCCCGCGCGATGCGAACCTGCGCGTCCTGGCGGGCGCGACGCTCGTCAACACCGCCGGCAACGGCGCGATGATGACGACGTTCGCGCTCTACTTCACGCACAAGATCGGCCTCGCGGCGACGCAGGTGGGCCTCGCGCTGTCGGTGGCCGCGCTGTGCGGCATGCTCGCGCAGGTGCCGATGGGTCACCTCGGCGACGTGCGTGGCCCGCGCGAGGTGCTGAGCGCCCTGACCGCGGCGAGCGGCGTCACCGCGCTCGGCCTGCTGGTCACCCACAACCTGCTGGTGCTCTGCCTCGTCCTGGGCGTGCAGGCCGTGTTCGACCGCGGCGCGGGCGCCGTGCGCAACGGCTTCATCGCCCGGATCGCCGAGGGCGGCCGCGGCGTGGAGTTCAAGGCCTACCTGCGGGCCGTCACCAACGTCGGCATCTCGTTCGGCGCGCTGCTCGGCGGCCTCGCCCTCGCGATCGACCAGACCTGGGCCTACCTGGGCGTCTTCGCGCTCGACGCCGTGACCTTCCTCGCCACCTCGGTGGCCGTGCGCCGCCTGCCGCACCTCGAGCCCGCTCCAGCCCGCGCGCAGGGGGCCCCGCGCCTGCAGGTGCTGCGCGACGTCCCCTTCGTGGTCGTGTCGTTGCTGACGGGGATCTTCGCGATCCACTTCCTCGTGATGGAGCTGGCGATCCCGCTGTGGATCGCCGGCCACACCAGCGCGCCGAACTCACTCGTCGCCGTCGTCCTGCTCGTCAACACCGTCTCGGTCGCCCTGCTGCAGGTGCGGCTGTCGCGCGGCGCGACGTCGGTGCCGACGTCCGCGCGGGCGCTCGCCTTCGCGGGGGCGTGGATCCTCGTGGGCTTCACCCTCATCGCCTTCGCCGACGGCCAGGCGGTCTGGGTCTCGGTGCTGCTCGTGCTCGCCGGGGCCGGCGTCCACGTGGTCGGCGAGATGGTGGGTTCGGGCGGCCAGTGGGGCCTGCAGATGGGGCTCGCACCGCGCGACCGGCAGGGCCAGTACCAGGGCTTCGCCGGCATGAGCTTCTCGCTGTCGAACATCGTCGGGCCGCCGCTGATCGCGCTGCTGTGCATCAACTGGGGGACGCCGGGGTGGATCGTGCTCGGCGCCGTGATCCTCGCCGCGGGTCTGCTGAGCGTCCCGGTGTCGGCGTGGGCGCTGCGCACCCGGGAGCGCTACGGCGTCCTGTCGTACACCGGCTAG